ATTCTTCATATGTTCCTGACAGCAACATCTCTAATTCTTTAAAAAATTCAATCTCAATATCACCCGACACAAGAATCATTAGCAGATGTTTTACTAACTCTCTATCATCTGATTTGATTGCCTGATAAATTGCTTTTTCTCTATTCTCTTTCAAATCATAAAGTTCTGATGAATCACTAAGGCTAAATAAATAGTTTGTAGCTTCTCCAGAAGCATAGGCAATATTAATTTCTCTTAGTGGATGACCATCATTAAACTTTTCTAGTAACTTACTATCAATAGTTTCTTCTATCGCAACAGCCACTTTACTCAACTTCTTTAGCTGATCTATACCGTCTCTTGAATCTCTAGGTGTATTTTTAACTTCATTTAGCACCTTGCTATAAAGACTTTGCTTTTCCTCACTGCTTAATAATGCACAATGCTCCTTTAGCTGCTTGGAAGCTTTAGATAGAAGTTGTACTAACATATCTGCCTACGTTTTGTTGAAAATGCTCATGCTATATTATAGAATTTTTAATTGAAAGTAAACTTGTAGACTCGTATCTAAAATAGGTATCTTTGAGACTGCTAAACTCATTATATTCATTTGCTGGGCTTTAAAGGCACTTTATAGAAAAGTTGATAAAAAGATGAAAACTACATTTAAAGTATGAAATGCGATTCTAAGCCCACCTCTGAAGGTCATTTTTTCTCGAAGCTTAAAAAAACAAGATTTCAATATAAAAACGTTGAATATTTCTTCAGAATTGTGTATAATTATTAATGCTTTTTAGGTTAATTTCTCATGGCTCTTTCAAAATTTCTCAATGTGCGAAATGATTATGCATTTAAGAGAATATTTGGTACTGAAAAGAACAAAGACATTCTTATTCACTTTCTTAATGATATATTAGATCTTACTGATGACAACCAGATTAAAGATGTCTCCTTTCTCAGTCCCATTCAAGACCCTGTTATTGCCTCTCAAAAGCAAAGTATTGTTGATGTTCTCTGTGTTGATTCTACAGGGGTCAAAACCATCATTGAGATGCAAGTCGCTAAAACAAGGGGCTTTGAAAAACGTGCCCAATACTACGCTGCCAAAGCTTATTCAAGTCAAGCTGATGTAGGTGACCAGTATCATGATCTTAAAGGGGTTATCTTTATTGCTATTGCTGATTTTATCCTATTTCCTAATAAGCTGGCTTATAAGTCTGATCACGTTACTTTTGATAAGATGACCTTTGAACATGATCTCAAAGACTTTAGTTTCACTTTCGTAGAGCTACCAAAGTTTAATAAGACAAAAGAAGATCCATTAGAAAATATTGTTGAAAAATGGATCTATTTTTTTAAGCACGCAGATGAAACGAGCGAAGAGGATCTAAAAAAAATAATAGGTAGTGATGTAATTATTGGTAGGGCTTATGATGAGTTAAATCAATATAATTGGAGTAAAGAAGAACGTTTTGCATATGATCAAGCTAAGAAACGTACCGATGATTATTTATCTACCCTTGAAGAAAAACTTCATGAAGGCATCCTCATAGGCAAAGAAAAAGGCATCCTAATCGGACATGAAAAAGGCAGAAAAGCAGAGAAAATTGAGGTCGCAAAGAATCTACTAAAAGCAGGTGTTTCTATTGATATTATAGCTCAAACTACTGGTCTTACAGTTAACGAAGTCAAAGACTTAAGCTAATTCTATCTTTGGGTGTGATGAACATCTTTGTACTAGATGAAAACCCAGCAATTGCGGCGCAAATGTTATGTGATAAGCATATAGTAAAAATGCCATTAGAAACTGCTCAGTTATTAAGTAATGTTTTTTCAATAGCATTAAAAGTGCCAAATCCTTTTGTCAATATCATAAATCAAAATATAGAAGTTCCATATAAACTTACTCACAACCACCACCCTTGTTCTCTGTGGGCTAGACACTCAAAAGGAAACTTTAATTGGTTGATAAAGCATGGAAAAGAATTGTGCATAGAGTATAGCTTGCGATACAAAAGAACGCATAAATCCGAAGAAATAGTAGATTGGTGTGATAGTAATAAGGATTTGCTAATTTTTCAATCAGCAGATATACAAACTTTTATACAAGCACTGCCTGATCGCTATAAATGTAGTAGTCCCATAAAAGCCTATAGAGAATATTACCTAAAAGAAAAGATGAGGTTTGCTAAGTGGGAAAAAGGTAGAGAAGCACCAGGTTGGATAATCTGCTACACAATACCACAGCTAATATAGCTCATAAATAAAGAAGCCATCCAAATCGGACATGAAAAAAGCAGGGAAGAGGGCGAAAAACAGGCTAAAATAGCTGTGGCTAAAAATTCACTTAAGGCGGATGTTTTTATTGATGTTATTGCTGAAATAACAGGGTTTTCTGTTGATTATATTGAGAAAATTCAAGAAAAGAAGTTTTAGCCATAACGTTTTTTTTATTAAACCCTCTATTCTAGTAATTTTAATATTGCAATCCATTCTAATGTCTGCATAATGCCTTTTTTATATAAATACTTAATAGGAGGGGTTAATGCCAACACAGAAAGAGCTTCGGGCTACGATGTCCAAAAAATTACAGGAAGCTATTAAACATCCAGATCCAACAGTTGCTGCCGGGAGGAAGTCAGCTATCAAGAGATGGGTGGGAGTCCTTCAAGATAACTTTATGGAGCACATAAAATACTTTAAGGGTGATAAGTTGAAGTTTTTGCACAATGTATTCCAAGATGAAGGTTGCTGGTCAGGTGTAAGGTTGGATAATGCTGCTTTAGGTCAAAGGTTTACTGAAGAGAAAATAGGTGGAATAGATAATCCACTTCGCAAATATGAGATGGCTTGTAGTTACTGTGTAGTAGATAAAATTCATCCACTCTTTCAAAAAAGATTTGAATCTTATAGGAACAATTTTCCTCCTGGTGCATTTGATGGTAAAACTGAAACTGAAATTGGCAAATACGTACGAAACTCGTTACTAGATAGCATAAAGAGGAAAGGTCCTGTGTTTGATTTCTGGATCGATAGAGAATCTGGGGGATTAAAGCAACCAAGTAACGCGTCAGAAGGTTTTGACAGTGCTGTAAAACTTAAGTGGAGCGAAGGAGTAGAGTATTTTTATAATCATTTAAAAGAAGAAGATAAGGAAAAGAAACTTACAGAAGCTGTTATTGCTCTGTCTCGCGTTCAATCTGTTGAGAAAGACGCTCCTATTTTAGATTTTTGTGTAAGGAATATAGCTGACAAAGATACTCTTTTACAGAAATTATTGCAGAAGGATAGAGGGGTATATTTCCTTTTTAGTAGATTAATACGTTCATGTTTTTTTGATACGGTTCATGATTTGGTACAGTATTGGTGCTATAAAGGAATTTCAGCACGTGGAGATCATTCAGAGAAAATATTCTCACAGCAAAACTATGAGATTCTTCTTTCTTCACTTTCAGATACAATGTTGAACAATCCTGAATCAAATGTTCAAGCTAGATCTCTCATTATGGAGATTTGGCAGTGTGGTAGTTTTAGTGAATATAAAAAGGCTGCTATTATTGATACTTCAAATGATAGAATTCCTATAAAGGGTGTACTTGCAGAATTGATAATTAACTGGAAACGAGAAGACATTTATAAGTCTGATGAGGAAAAAGAAATAGAGAAAAAAGAAATACTAGATATGATGTTATTTGCTAAAAATAGCTTTCCTGAAAGGTTTGAGTTCTTTAAGGGAAGGATAATAAAAAGTCTTAGATTATGTGGTAGAGAAGGTAAAAGAGTAAATGTAGATTACGGTCTGTTTGCGGAAGAATTATTCTCTGAGTTAGAGAAAACAATTTTACCACCTGTAGGTGATGGTCCTTGGAATAATTTACGGTCACGATCTAAAGCTCATGGTAGTAAGGAAACAACTTTGCCAGTTGATGATGGTCCACAGTCTGAGCTTGGAACTCCTAGTGTAAGTGGTGTTTCTTCTTATAAGAAAAAAAGCGTCTTTACGCTTAGTGGTAATAAGTAATCCACTTATGAACTCTTGGTGTTTCTGGTCGTAGTAAATAAGGGGTATTTTGTATGAGTAATGGTGATGGATTTATTAGGAGTTTGGTGGATGGAGATCTTGAAGGATTCAGACAAGGATTTGAATCTTTTTTAGATCAATGTCCATCTTTTTTGTATCATGTGAGTGCAGGTCGTTTCCTTCCTGTATTCTTTTTTAGTATGTTTGCTACTGCACATGATGCTGGTATCTTAACTGCAAATGAGAGAGTCTATTTTCGTTTTGATAATCATGGTATTGATACAGGTGGTAGGAATAGAAATACAGGAAACTTAAAGGTTGCTGTTTCAACTCGTAGTCGTGACGGACAGCGAGTTGTCAAGTGTTACAGCATTTCTGATCGCCCTAACAGTAATGGGTTAAGGTTTAGTACAAGGGAGAGAAATGCTCTAGTGCAAGAGATTAGACGGCAAAATCCGAATTTACGGGAAGAAGACCTAAATTTTGAGCAGTACAAAGTATGCATGCATGGAAAGGGCAAGAGTCAGGGAGAGGCAATTGCAACAGTATTCGAGGCGATTCGTGAAAAGGATTTTAGAGGTAGAGATAAATTTGCCAAATATTCAGCATCTGAGGTTCATTTCTTGAGGCAATTCTTTAGAAATCGCAGATTAACAATTAAGGAAATAGAAGGAAGACAACTTAATCAAAATCAGCTCAGACAGCTTGATAGATCAGTCAATTTTGCACAGGTAGCACAAGGTCAACAAAGGATTGACAACTTTATGGAAATACTAACAAGTGATGACGAAGAAAATGTAAGAGATCCTCTCCGAGAAGATATTTTAGAATATATAACTGATACCTATAATAATTATAGAGCGCAGATAGAAAATAATATTGAAAATCGCAGTCAAAAATTTGAGAGTCACGGGTTTTTATTAGGTTTCTTAGCAAATTTTAGTCATCGCTACACAATAGGCATCGATCTTGACTTATCTCCTAGAAACTCACATGTTGCTTTTCTTGTACGTCACCAAGCAGAAAGAGAAAATATTCCTATTGTTGTTAATCTTGCTACAAGGGCACCGTCCAATATCGCATTAAACCGCGCCAGAAGTCACGCTGAAAGATTGCATGTTTTTTCATTTATACCTATCCATACTGAATCAAGAAATACTGTCTGTGTTGGATTAAATTTTAATTTAAATCTAGATCCTTTTAGTGTTGATACAGTAGGGCTTCAACAGGATAGATTTCCTTTAGTACAAAGATTGTTTGAGTATATAGAAGATGAAGAGGTTGGAGAGAATATTAGAGATTTCTTGCTTCAACATCTTCCTGGTGAAATACCAAGAAATGCAGATAATTATAACAGAGTATTTAATTGTATAACTGGTTTTACTTTTGGAAGTAGTGCTTTTGATAGGCACCCTTTAGAACTAGAAGAGGAAGACGAAGCACCTATAACAAAATACATATTTAGACATGGTGATGAGGGTTTAAGATGTTTAACTATGGTCTTTCATGCTGAAGGTTCTGATATAGTTATACTTCATATTAGAGCTCACGATGCGCAACAACAAGGAGCAATCAATTTAGAAAATCTTAATATTAATGGAAATAATGTTCATGTATGGGAAGTTTCATGCACACTTAATGACCAATTTGAGCTAGATATTGATCAACCAAATGACCTTGGTTTATATCACGATTACCAAAATAATAATGCAAATAATTTTCTTGATGGTGATCTTATACAAGTGCCTAATGTTGAAAATGTACATGGTATTTCAGAAAGAGTTATGGATGATGGCTGGCAAGATGTAGGTCAGCATGGAGAGCTGTTTCAAGAGATCTCTGGAATATTGATGCCACTTAGGGACGCAATAAATGTTAATAGTGAGGATAAGTTTCGTTCTATACTACATGGTACATTTTATGCTAGTGATAATCCTTATAAAGTGCTTGCTATGTATAAAGTTGGTCAAACATATAGTTTGAAAAGGGGTCAGGAAGAAGAAGGAGAAAGGGCAATACTCACAAGAACTACAGAACAGAGATTAGACCTTTTATTATTAAGACAATCTACGGAGAATGCTCCAGATACTCATCCGATTGTATATGTATTAGGATTTGCTAATAATGCAGAAGAAGTAGCACAAAAGGAGAATAACGCAAAAGATCGAATAAAAGAACTTATGAACAAGCAAAGAGGATATTTGCTTATTACTTCTGGAAATGAGGTGGTTTTATTTCCTCTTATATTTAATGCAGGTGCAGGGAAAGTAGAAGGTCTTATATCTATTCCAGAAGGAATAGGAAGAGAAGAGTATGTACATAGACTTGATCGTGGTGGTCGTGACTCAAGACCAGGAGTATTAGTGGGACCTGAAAGTGTTATTGATGAAAATCCACCAGAGGGTCTATTATCAGATCAGACTCGTGAAAATTTAATAAATTATATTCGAGAAAATCCCGGACGGAACCGGATTTTACCGTTTGATCTAGGTGATAATCGATGTGTTAGTATTATTACCTTCGAAGGTAGTATACAACAACTCCTAGAAATACTAAGGTCAAGAATAAGGGGAGGTGATAATTCCATTCCTACAGCACAAGAGATAAGAAGACAAATAAGAGATATTCTTAGAAATCAAGGGATAGAAGTAAATGATCTACTTACACTAGAATTTGCGACGAGAAATGGACATTATGATTACTGGCTTCAACAAATTGATATAGCTCACGCTGGAAGATTGCGATATCAGCTTCGTACTGAAGGTAATCACACTTTTGAAGTAGCTAATTTGGCAAGGAATGACGGTAACGAGCACATTGTTAGAGTATTAAATCAATTTAGGGAAAATGAAGAACAACAGCGTTTAACTTTAATCATTACTTTAAATAATACTCATTGGGTTACACTAGTGATTGAACGTCAAAATGGGAACTATGTTGGGTACTATGCTGATTCAACTGCTACTGCTGTTCCAGGTGGTATTACTGATATCATTCAAAATAACTTAGGAAATAATATCAGGATTAATAATGTTTCTGTTAGTCAGCAAACAGATGGTTGGAATTGTGGTTTAT
The window above is part of the Wolbachia endosymbiont (group A) of Bibio marci genome. Proteins encoded here:
- a CDS encoding Rpn family recombination-promoting nuclease/putative transposase; translation: MALSKFLNVRNDYAFKRIFGTEKNKDILIHFLNDILDLTDDNQIKDVSFLSPIQDPVIASQKQSIVDVLCVDSTGVKTIIEMQVAKTRGFEKRAQYYAAKAYSSQADVGDQYHDLKGVIFIAIADFILFPNKLAYKSDHVTFDKMTFEHDLKDFSFTFVELPKFNKTKEDPLENIVEKWIYFFKHADETSEEDLKKIIGSDVIIGRAYDELNQYNWSKEERFAYDQAKKRTDDYLSTLEEKLHEGILIGKEKGILIGHEKGRKAEKIEVAKNLLKAGVSIDIIAQTTGLTVNEVKDLS
- a CDS encoding cytoplasmic incompatibility factor CifB produces the protein MSNGDGFIRSLVDGDLEGFRQGFESFLDQCPSFLYHVSAGRFLPVFFFSMFATAHDAGILTANERVYFRFDNHGIDTGGRNRNTGNLKVAVSTRSRDGQRVVKCYSISDRPNSNGLRFSTRERNALVQEIRRQNPNLREEDLNFEQYKVCMHGKGKSQGEAIATVFEAIREKDFRGRDKFAKYSASEVHFLRQFFRNRRLTIKEIEGRQLNQNQLRQLDRSVNFAQVAQGQQRIDNFMEILTSDDEENVRDPLREDILEYITDTYNNYRAQIENNIENRSQKFESHGFLLGFLANFSHRYTIGIDLDLSPRNSHVAFLVRHQAERENIPIVVNLATRAPSNIALNRARSHAERLHVFSFIPIHTESRNTVCVGLNFNLNLDPFSVDTVGLQQDRFPLVQRLFEYIEDEEVGENIRDFLLQHLPGEIPRNADNYNRVFNCITGFTFGSSAFDRHPLELEEEDEAPITKYIFRHGDEGLRCLTMVFHAEGSDIVILHIRAHDAQQQGAINLENLNINGNNVHVWEVSCTLNDQFELDIDQPNDLGLYHDYQNNNANNFLDGDLIQVPNVENVHGISERVMDDGWQDVGQHGELFQEISGILMPLRDAINVNSEDKFRSILHGTFYASDNPYKVLAMYKVGQTYSLKRGQEEEGERAILTRTTEQRLDLLLLRQSTENAPDTHPIVYVLGFANNAEEVAQKENNAKDRIKELMNKQRGYLLITSGNEVVLFPLIFNAGAGKVEGLISIPEGIGREEYVHRLDRGGRDSRPGVLVGPESVIDENPPEGLLSDQTRENLINYIRENPGRNRILPFDLGDNRCVSIITFEGSIQQLLEILRSRIRGGDNSIPTAQEIRRQIRDILRNQGIEVNDLLTLEFATRNGHYDYWLQQIDIAHAGRLRYQLRTEGNHTFEVANLARNDGNEHIVRVLNQFRENEEQQRLTLIITLNNTHWVTLVIERQNGNYVGYYADSTATAVPGGITDIIQNNLGNNIRINNVSVSQQTDGWNCGLWALENASDINRVLNENPVGQVQNIINIIRDFLGRGHPNRDRNYFQNIRVGISQLFRNDPGFQDVQLQAYIQNREQIDPLLRTYLELGYHRVGGGCGPVEAPISLGVSDSSNFGDLPQSSLEGPEASRVSDLSKGKGGK
- a CDS encoding pyrimidine dimer DNA glycosylase/endonuclease V gives rise to the protein MNIFVLDENPAIAAQMLCDKHIVKMPLETAQLLSNVFSIALKVPNPFVNIINQNIEVPYKLTHNHHPCSLWARHSKGNFNWLIKHGKELCIEYSLRYKRTHKSEEIVDWCDSNKDLLIFQSADIQTFIQALPDRYKCSSPIKAYREYYLKEKMRFAKWEKGREAPGWIICYTIPQLI
- a CDS encoding cytoplasmic incompatibility factor CifA → MPTQKELRATMSKKLQEAIKHPDPTVAAGRKSAIKRWVGVLQDNFMEHIKYFKGDKLKFLHNVFQDEGCWSGVRLDNAALGQRFTEEKIGGIDNPLRKYEMACSYCVVDKIHPLFQKRFESYRNNFPPGAFDGKTETEIGKYVRNSLLDSIKRKGPVFDFWIDRESGGLKQPSNASEGFDSAVKLKWSEGVEYFYNHLKEEDKEKKLTEAVIALSRVQSVEKDAPILDFCVRNIADKDTLLQKLLQKDRGVYFLFSRLIRSCFFDTVHDLVQYWCYKGISARGDHSEKIFSQQNYEILLSSLSDTMLNNPESNVQARSLIMEIWQCGSFSEYKKAAIIDTSNDRIPIKGVLAELIINWKREDIYKSDEEKEIEKKEILDMMLFAKNSFPERFEFFKGRIIKSLRLCGREGKRVNVDYGLFAEELFSELEKTILPPVGDGPWNNLRSRSKAHGSKETTLPVDDGPQSELGTPSVSGVSSYKKKSVFTLSGNK